One Paraburkholderia agricolaris genomic region harbors:
- a CDS encoding NAD(P)(+) transhydrogenase (Re/Si-specific) subunit beta: protein MSLNVVTLLYLVASVCFIQALKGLSNPKTARTGNTFGMVGMAIAILTTIALIVKQANALGSNLGLGLGLLLVALVIGGAIGAFVAARVEMTKMPELVAAMHSLIGLAAVCIAYAVVSEPAAFGLVDPDNAIPGFLPYGNRVELFIGTFVGAITFSGSVIAFGKLSGKYKFRLFQGAPVVYAGQHLINLFLAIGMLGFGVIFFLTQSWLPFIIMTLIAFVLGVLIIIPIGGADMPVVVSMLNSYSGWAAAGIGFSLNNPMLIIAGSLVGSSGAILSYIMCRAMNRSFFNVILGGFGNEPGAAAAGGAAEQRPVKSGSADDASFMLGNAETVVIVPGYGLAVARAQHALKELTDKLVEKGIEVKYAIHPVAGRMPGHMNVLLAEAEVPYDMVYEMDDINGEFGQVDVVLVLGANDVVNPAAKNDPKSPIAGMPIIEAYKARTVIVNKRSMAAGYAGLDNDLFYMDKTMMVFGDAKKVIEDMVKAVE, encoded by the coding sequence ATGAGTCTGAACGTCGTCACGCTGCTTTATCTGGTCGCGTCGGTCTGTTTCATTCAGGCGCTCAAGGGGCTGTCGAATCCGAAGACGGCGCGCACGGGCAATACGTTCGGCATGGTCGGGATGGCGATTGCGATCCTCACGACCATCGCGCTGATCGTCAAACAGGCGAACGCGCTCGGCTCGAATCTGGGCCTCGGGCTCGGCCTGCTGCTGGTCGCGCTGGTGATCGGCGGCGCGATTGGCGCGTTCGTCGCGGCACGCGTCGAAATGACCAAGATGCCGGAACTGGTCGCGGCGATGCACTCGCTGATCGGTCTTGCGGCCGTGTGTATCGCGTATGCGGTGGTGTCGGAGCCGGCGGCATTCGGCCTCGTCGATCCTGACAATGCGATTCCGGGTTTTCTACCGTATGGCAATCGCGTCGAACTGTTCATCGGCACGTTCGTCGGCGCAATTACGTTCTCCGGGTCAGTGATTGCGTTCGGCAAGCTGTCGGGCAAGTACAAGTTCCGGCTGTTCCAGGGCGCACCGGTGGTCTATGCGGGGCAGCACCTCATCAACCTGTTTCTTGCGATCGGGATGCTCGGCTTCGGCGTGATCTTCTTCCTCACGCAATCGTGGCTGCCGTTCATCATCATGACGTTGATCGCGTTCGTGCTCGGCGTGCTGATCATCATCCCTATCGGTGGCGCGGACATGCCGGTGGTCGTGTCGATGCTGAACTCGTATTCGGGCTGGGCGGCGGCGGGCATCGGTTTCTCGCTGAACAATCCGATGCTGATTATTGCGGGCTCGCTGGTGGGCTCGTCGGGTGCGATCCTGTCGTACATCATGTGCCGCGCGATGAACCGCTCGTTCTTCAACGTGATTCTCGGCGGCTTCGGCAACGAGCCAGGCGCGGCGGCGGCGGGTGGCGCGGCCGAGCAGCGTCCGGTGAAATCGGGTTCCGCCGACGATGCGTCGTTCATGCTCGGCAATGCCGAAACCGTGGTGATCGTGCCGGGTTACGGCCTCGCCGTGGCGCGTGCGCAGCATGCGTTGAAGGAGCTCACCGACAAGCTGGTCGAAAAGGGCATCGAGGTGAAGTACGCGATTCACCCGGTGGCCGGACGCATGCCGGGGCACATGAACGTGCTGCTCGCGGAAGCCGAGGTGCCGTACGACATGGTCTACGAAATGGACGACATCAACGGCGAGTTCGGTCAGGTGGACGTGGTGCTGGTGCTCGGCGCGAACGACGTGGTGAATCCGGCCGCGAAGAACGATCCGAAGTCGCCGATCGCGGGCATGCCGATCATCGAGGCGTACAAGGCGCGCACGGTCATCGTGAACAAGCGTTCGATGGCAGCGGGCTACGCCGGTCTCGACAACGACCTGTTCTACATGGACAAGACGATGATGGTGTTCGGCGACGCGAAGAAGGTGATCGAGGATATGGTGAAAGCGGTGGAATAA
- a CDS encoding NAD(P) transhydrogenase subunit alpha, with the protein MEVINHTVINLIIFVLAIYVGYHVVWNVTPALHTPLMAVTNAISAIVIVGAMLAAGLTVGDTGKFFGTLAVALAAVNVFGGFLVTRRMLEMFRKKEPKKLTNDKTADKTAKENA; encoded by the coding sequence ATGGAAGTCATCAACCACACCGTCATCAACCTGATCATCTTCGTGCTGGCGATCTACGTCGGCTACCATGTGGTCTGGAACGTCACGCCCGCGCTGCACACGCCGCTGATGGCGGTGACCAACGCGATCTCGGCGATCGTGATCGTCGGCGCGATGCTCGCGGCAGGCCTCACCGTGGGCGACACCGGCAAGTTCTTCGGCACGCTGGCCGTCGCGCTTGCGGCGGTGAACGTGTTCGGCGGATTTCTCGTGACGAGGCGAATGCTGGAGATGTTCAGGAAGAAAGAGCCGAAGAAGCTCACCAATGACAAAACTGCGGACAAGACGGCCAAGGAGAACGCGTAA
- a CDS encoding Re/Si-specific NAD(P)(+) transhydrogenase subunit alpha, with protein sequence MHIGVPAETRAHETRVAATPETVKKYVTQGHRVTIQSGAGTGASFPDEAFTAAGAEIVDAATAFGADLVLKVQSPTDAELPLLKRGATLVGMLDPFNTENSSKLAAAGVTAFALEAAPRTTRAQSLDVLSSQANIAGYKAVLLAATLYPRFMPMLMTAAGTVKAARVLILGAGVAGLQAIATAKRLGAVIEASDVRPAVKEQIESLGAKFLDVPYETDEEREAAQGVGGYARPMPPSWLTRQSALVHERAKQADVVISTALIPGRAAPTLISVETVQAMKPGSVLVDLAAGRGAEYEGQRGGNCPLTETDQVVVKHGVTIVGYTNLASMVPADASSLYARNLLDFLKLIISKEGALNIDLADDIVAATLLARDGEVTRKA encoded by the coding sequence ATGCACATCGGAGTGCCAGCCGAGACGCGCGCGCACGAAACCCGCGTCGCCGCGACGCCCGAAACGGTCAAGAAGTATGTGACCCAGGGCCACCGGGTCACGATCCAGAGCGGCGCCGGCACCGGCGCGAGCTTTCCTGACGAAGCCTTTACAGCGGCCGGCGCGGAAATCGTCGACGCGGCAACTGCGTTTGGGGCCGATCTCGTTCTGAAGGTCCAGTCTCCGACCGACGCCGAACTGCCGCTTCTGAAGCGCGGCGCGACGCTGGTCGGCATGCTCGATCCGTTTAATACCGAAAACTCATCAAAGCTGGCGGCTGCCGGCGTGACCGCGTTCGCACTCGAAGCCGCGCCGCGTACCACGCGCGCGCAGAGTCTCGACGTGCTGTCGTCGCAGGCCAACATCGCCGGATACAAGGCGGTGCTGCTGGCCGCCACGCTCTATCCGCGCTTCATGCCGATGCTGATGACGGCCGCAGGCACCGTCAAAGCGGCCCGCGTGCTGATTCTTGGCGCTGGCGTGGCCGGTCTGCAGGCGATCGCGACCGCCAAGCGCCTGGGCGCGGTAATCGAAGCCTCCGACGTGCGTCCCGCGGTCAAGGAGCAGATCGAATCGCTCGGCGCCAAATTCCTCGACGTGCCGTACGAGACTGACGAAGAGCGCGAAGCCGCGCAGGGTGTCGGCGGCTATGCGCGACCGATGCCGCCTTCATGGCTCACGCGCCAATCCGCACTGGTGCACGAACGCGCGAAACAGGCCGACGTGGTGATCTCGACCGCCCTGATCCCAGGCCGTGCCGCGCCGACGCTGATCTCGGTGGAAACCGTGCAGGCGATGAAGCCGGGCTCCGTGCTGGTCGATCTGGCCGCTGGACGCGGTGCCGAGTACGAAGGCCAGCGCGGCGGCAACTGCCCGCTGACTGAAACGGACCAGGTTGTCGTGAAGCATGGTGTGACGATCGTCGGCTATACGAATCTCGCTTCGATGGTGCCCGCCGACGCGTCGTCGCTCTACGCACGCAACCTGCTCGACTTCCTGAAGCTGATCATCAGCAAGGAAGGCGCCCTGAATATCGATCTCGCAGACGACATCGTCGCGGCCACGCTGCTGGCCCGCGACGGCGAAGTCACACGCAAGGCATAG
- a CDS encoding NUDIX hydrolase, translating into MKPETWLPHVTVAAIVERDGRFLVVEEHTADGLRLNQPAGHLEAGETLVEAVIRETLEETAHPFTPEALVGMYMTHFERPGSEGVTYLRFTYCGTSGRADAERALDPDIVRTLWMSADELRACPERHRTPLVMQCLDDYLAGRRFPLDFVHTHSVGHKQA; encoded by the coding sequence ATGAAACCGGAAACTTGGCTGCCGCACGTTACCGTTGCGGCCATCGTCGAGCGTGATGGGCGTTTTCTCGTCGTCGAGGAACATACCGCCGACGGCCTGCGCCTGAATCAGCCCGCCGGCCATTTGGAAGCGGGCGAAACGCTGGTGGAAGCGGTCATCCGCGAGACGCTCGAGGAAACCGCGCATCCGTTCACGCCCGAGGCGCTGGTCGGCATGTATATGACGCACTTCGAGCGACCCGGCAGTGAGGGCGTGACGTATCTGCGCTTCACCTATTGCGGCACGAGCGGCAGAGCGGATGCAGAGCGCGCTCTCGATCCCGACATTGTCCGCACGCTGTGGATGAGCGCCGACGAATTGCGCGCCTGCCCTGAACGGCATCGCACGCCGCTCGTCATGCAATGTCTCGACGACTACCTCGCGGGGCGGCGTTTCCCGCTTGATTTCGTGCACACGCATTCGGTCGGGCACAAACAGGCATAG
- the mnmA gene encoding tRNA 2-thiouridine(34) synthase MnmA — MSKQKVVVGMSGGVDSSVTAWLLKEQGYDVVGLFMKNWEDDDDSEYCSTRQDWIDVVSVADLIGIDVEAVNFAAEYKDRVFAEFLREYSAGRTPNPDVLCNAEIKFKAFLDHAMSLGAETIATGHYARVRENNGRFELLKAFDHTKDQSYFLHRLNQAQLSKTLFPLGEIPKTKVREIAEQIALPNAKKKDSTGICFIGERPFRDFLNRYLPTKPGPMKTPDGKVIGEHIGLAFYTFGQRKGIGLGGSKDGSGEPWFVAGKDIASNTLYVAQGHDHPWLLSHTLSAGNTSWVAGEPPAEDFACGAKTRYRQADARCSFSAAGVGEGLFELNFDAAQWAVTPGQSAVLYDGDVCLGGGIIEHAVTGQPTVREAQQAALLTAR; from the coding sequence ATGAGCAAGCAGAAAGTCGTAGTAGGCATGTCAGGCGGCGTCGATTCGTCCGTCACCGCGTGGCTGCTGAAGGAACAGGGCTACGACGTGGTCGGCCTGTTCATGAAAAACTGGGAAGACGACGATGACAGCGAGTACTGCTCGACCCGGCAGGACTGGATCGACGTCGTCTCGGTGGCAGACCTGATCGGCATCGACGTCGAAGCGGTCAACTTCGCCGCCGAATACAAAGATCGCGTGTTCGCCGAATTCCTGCGCGAATACTCGGCCGGCCGCACGCCGAATCCCGACGTGCTGTGCAATGCCGAAATCAAGTTCAAAGCCTTCCTCGATCACGCCATGTCGCTCGGCGCGGAAACCATCGCGACCGGCCACTATGCGCGCGTGCGTGAGAACAACGGCCGCTTCGAACTGCTGAAGGCCTTCGATCATACGAAGGACCAGTCGTATTTCCTGCATCGGCTGAACCAGGCCCAATTGTCGAAGACGCTGTTTCCGCTCGGCGAAATTCCCAAGACGAAAGTGCGCGAGATCGCCGAACAGATCGCGCTGCCGAATGCGAAGAAGAAGGATTCGACCGGCATCTGCTTTATCGGCGAACGGCCGTTCCGCGACTTCCTGAACCGCTATCTGCCGACCAAACCGGGCCCGATGAAAACCCCCGACGGCAAAGTGATCGGCGAACACATCGGCCTCGCGTTCTACACGTTCGGGCAGCGCAAGGGCATCGGCCTTGGCGGCAGTAAGGACGGCAGCGGCGAGCCGTGGTTCGTTGCCGGCAAGGACATTGCGTCGAATACGCTGTATGTCGCACAAGGCCATGACCATCCGTGGCTGCTGAGTCATACGTTGAGCGCGGGCAATACGAGCTGGGTCGCGGGTGAACCGCCGGCTGAAGATTTCGCATGCGGTGCGAAAACCCGCTATCGGCAAGCGGATGCGCGTTGCTCGTTCAGCGCGGCTGGTGTCGGCGAAGGCCTCTTCGAGCTGAATTTCGACGCCGCCCAATGGGCTGTCACACCGGGGCAATCTGCGGTGCTCTACGATGGCGACGTGTGTCTCGGCGGCGGCATCATCGAACACGCGGTGACCGGGCAACCAACGGTGCGCGAGGCGCAACAGGCAGCGTTGCTAACCGCCCGTTGA